Genomic segment of Dromiciops gliroides isolate mDroGli1 chromosome 3, mDroGli1.pri, whole genome shotgun sequence:
aaagacatagacacagacacagacatagacatagatatagacatagacatagacatagacacagacatagacatagacatagacgcAGACGCAGACGcagacatagacagacatagacatagacacagacacagacacagacacagacacagacatagacacagacaaagacatagacacagacacagacatagacatagacatagacatagacacagacaatgacaaagacagacaaagacatatacacatatacatacatatacatatactatatatattcattcacatatgcatacacatatgcacatatataaacatgcaaaAACATACATTTAATCACACCCccatacccatacacacacatatatacatatgtatctatgtactctgtatttatatgtgcatacatatgtacatgtaaatgtgcatatgcatgtatatgtgtatagagctcacagtctaatgggggaaacaccATGCAAATAGCTATGTGTAATCAAaatatagacaagataaattggaggtaatgtCCAAAAGAAGGCAATAAGATCAAGGAGGACAGGAAAAATTTCTTACTGTCAGTGTGATAAAACCCACAATTCCCCTCTTGCCTGTACCTGAActattttcccctcctcctccatatTCTTCATCTTGGGCTGACCAGTTTTGTgtgctcaattcaattcaacaaacagaaattaatgaataaacaCCAAGGAGCACCATTATTTCTAAGATCATATAGAGGCCCCCTCTTGttaacatttaaagcccttcccaagcTTGCCTCAACCTACTTTTCCAACCTCATTATACTTTACTCTCTTTATTAACCTTCATTGAAACGGTTCCCCTCTCTGTTTCATGTATCTGCTTTTCTATCTCCTGTCACCAGACCTTTATactagctgtccctcatgcctagaatgcacccATGCAGAATCTCCAACCCTTAGAATTGATGGTTCCTTCAGAATTCTTCTCAAAATGTTCCTAGTGTATAAAGTCTTTGCTGACCCCTCCACCTTGCTTAtgcactccctccccctccccattactttttatttgtcattttcatctttctattcCCCTTCCTTAACAGTGCTCAGtacacaacaggtgcttaataaatgtttggtgatgtATTAAGATGCAGAGGTATCAAGGACTTGGTGTAATGCCTGTACTCGAGTGGCCTTTACTGAATggacatttattaggcacctacctTGTACCTAGCATATTTACTGGAAATAagtctttgtttgtttctttgtttctgaatTGCAGAAGGCAGTTCTTTTCTTTggtaaaacattttttctatttctagatGGCCCCAAgtttggggttgggggtgagCCAGTTAGACTGTTAACAATTATTTCTTACATATTTACTATCTGCTAGGTAAGGATCACAAAAGAAGACACAAACAAAGTCCATGACCTCTGAGGGATCCtattctaattgggggagacaacattcaaagaaTGACACAGACAGGTCATCTGAGCTCGGAAGGCAGTGGAAGGCATCACCTTAGAGGGCCAGCACAGAGCAAGGTCCCTGAATGTCCCTGAGGCCCCCTGTCTGTCCCCATCACCACTTCTTCACTGCCCATTCACCTGAACTCAagactttgtttttttggtcaagACGCTGACTTTGTCACCATCACTCCTTCCTCCCCAGAGGGAGGCTAGGACATCCCAAGCCTTCCTCTGAGGACAGGAGGACATCTGCACCTAGAAAAGGCACCCCTTCTAGCCAGTAGCATTCAAAGCTGCAGACACACAGGGCATTGTGAAGTTCTTTGGCCTGCTTGGGAGGATGTGGGATTCTTGGGTTGTGCACATTCGGGGCACCTGCCAACCAGGAAGGAGCATCAGAGGAGAACTAGAGGGGCCCCAAACCACTCAGTGCAGCCACACAAGCCAATTAAGATTTTCAGGAAAACTTCATATTTAAACATGAACCTGAGTCAGGTCTAGTTcttggttgttttgtttcttccctccTTGTGGTACTGACCAGGTTTCCATATAACCAGGAGTAcaatgaggctcaaatgagaatgcatgtaaagcattttgcaactcATAAAGTATGATTGTTATTTTGAGCCAACAGTCCCCAGGCCTCCAGTGTGGCTATGACTTTATTTCCAGGACCTTCTGCTACACTATTGCCAAGCTCAAGCATTGTTTATACAGCAATAGAGGGGTGTGCTGCTCAATATGGAACACACAGGCTCTCGTAAGCTGGTCAGAGAGGAGTCAAGCACCCCCAGCACACACAATTTAGCTCTTGGAACATTTTAGGGTCGAATTGACTTAAGATACTTGGAGTGTAGGGATTCAGAGCAGAAGAAATGCAAGTAAGATATGGGAAATAAATGCTGAATGCATGATGGGGCTTGAGTACCGGCCGGTGTGATTGTATAAAGTTTCAGTTTTAACAGCATAAAGCACCTCTGGAACATCCTGTATACAACTTTATGCCTATGCACTTATTATACAAGGTATGCATGCATGGAAACattgatgtgtatgtgtgtgcacatagtATGCTGACATTACCTATACTTATTTACCTTTAAGGAGATAGAAACAGCAAGTAAGGATGGCTCCAGCCAAAAGGCATCCCAGGGCCCCTGCCATCCCAAGCCAACAGGACCAGCCAAACTTGTACTGGATGCCCAGAAATATGTTGTGTAGAACCAGGGAGGTGCGTTCCACGTAGACATCGATGGCATACCACACGGAGCCGACAATCCCAGGAACACCTGGAACAAAAGGGATACTCAGACACCTGGACAAACAACCAGCCCATGTCGTCTTGTGGCATGAGCACTGAAAAGAAGCCTGGGACAAGAATCCAGGGGCCAGGCCAGTCGGCCCAGGTGTCCCCCTGTCTGTCATGCCAGGAGGACAGTTCCCCTCACTGGCTTCAATTCCTCATCATCCCAGGAGAGCAGAAGGCCCGGGAGAGCActgactgtttcttttctttctttttccttcacatCCCCAGAATATAGAAGAGCATCTTTCACATAATCAGGATGAACAAGATCAGTGTGGAATAGTGGGGGGAATAGTGGGGGGAACACTGGAGTCCGATTCAGGAAGAAGAGCCAAATTCCAATCTACCCTCTTCGGTGGActctctgtatgaccctgggcaaacccttACATTCTTTGTGGTTTTGATGCCTCAttgataaaatatagataataataactGTAGCATCTGCCTCCTAGGATTGTTATGAATCTCACACAAGATAGTGTTTTCAAAGTATCTTGAGAACGGACAACACCATATGAcacttatcattattatttaatgaataatataataagaaagttccttatcacacaaatagtaaataattattaTCCATTTGTCTTGATTGAATATTTTAGTTAAGGCATTAGACTAGGGCTGTCGGTTTCCTTTTCACTCTAAATCTGCAATCCTACATTCCCCAAGGTGCCTAAAAACCtctaaaaagagagaggaaaaaaaaaatccaagaactGTTAAGTTGCTCATTTTCTGCCCTCACACTGAATAACAAATCAAGATCAACTTGAcctgtttgtttttctaaatgaaatGTGTTATTCACATGTTCAGGTCTAAATATTTTGGCAAATCAATATTGCCTTTTCTTATATTTCCCTTGGCCCTTTGAGAGAGGAGATGTGGTTTGTTGGCAAAGCTTGGGATGGAAAGGTAGAAGATCTCATTGCTATGTGTGTCTTCCCAATACTTAGGGGGCCACAGAAAAGTCCTTTTTTTCCatactgtgcctcagtttcctcttctgtcctatggAGAGAGAGCATTTGCTATGGTCTACTTGGAAGCAACACAGTAGAATAAAAGACCAGTGATTAGTTTCTGGCTTTTCCACTTAAGTTTGAATGCGACCTCAGGCAAATTGCTtgaacctctttgtgcctcaatttcctcctctacaaaaggtcccttccagttctaaatatatgatctaggtgtgttatttttttctccacaaaACTGTTTTTATATGTCCtgagactgtaagcttcttgaaggcaggaattgcaTCTTTTTAAATTTCCTCCAGCATTAGCACTGCATCTTCCTTCAGTGCCTTGAAGTTATGTGCTTTTTTGTGGGTATGGCTGCCACTCTACAGCCACACTGGATCTTAGATGGTTTTTGAGACTTTTGGTGCTTGAAACGTCATGCCCCTGAGGCCAGACTAGGAATGGATATCTCTGAACTTAGCCAGGCTGGTCCTCAGGAGAATGATTCCACAGCCCCGCCCAGGCCCACAAAGACTGCGCCCCCCCCCAGAAAGTAGGCATTGCAGCTCCCAGTCCTCTGCCAGTGCCCTGGTAGACCTCACATCCTCCTCTGTGGAGGCACTAGAGTCTTTACAATTCTCGAAGGTTTGCGGACTTAACATGAATTCTTTCTCTAAGTGGTTAAAGCAATGGCACAAGGGATCACCAGCTTGGCATCTGGTCTCCCTGGCCGAAAACAGACTTAGAGTGTGGCATGCCATCCTCATCGCCCTCTTCCCTATAGACTCATGtgcttttgttctttcaaaaaTAGCTCAGTTAAAAAAGAGGCAACTTGATATACTGGAAAGAATTCTGGTCTCGGAATCCAAGAGCCTGGCTTTGAATCCCCCCTCTGATACATCATTCcacctggcctcagtttccccctctataaaatgaagggcctGAACCGGCTGGCTTCTGGAGTCCCTTCCAGTAAGATTTCCAGGATGCCACAGTCTCTGAGCCATTGGCTCTCCCGccttcatccctcccctccccccaagtaccTGCGATGACCAGCAGGATTCCCGCGACAAAGCAGATGCGGACTTTGATGAGAGGTTCATTGGGGAGGAACTTCACGCAGTGCAGCCCAAGCAGCAGAGAGAGGAAGCCGAGGGTGGCTAGGATGTTTGCTGTGATCATCAGAGCCCGGGTCGCCACCAGCTTCACTAGAAGAACAGCACAGGTGGTTACaggggagcagagggaggaaaAACTGGCTGGTCAGACTCAAGCCCCTGGAAGCCCTGGGCTGAATCACAGGAATATCCCAGGGCAGAGGGCCAGGGCCCCCAGAGACGGCCCCCAAACGCAGCAGTGCCTGCACATCGGCCTGATGGCAGACTTCATTTAGCTGCACAGTAGGAGCAGGATACACCCCAAGGGCGGAACACAATGATCTAGAATGGCTGTCTTCCTTGTTCAGTCTCCTGAAGAGAACACTATGGAACAACTAGGTAAGAAATCTTGTTGCCAAAAAGACAAAGGCTGGGGACAACATGGGGTCATAGGGCTCCTTAGAATAGCTCATCACTGGTCTCACATGGAAAAAATTCATAGCAAGGGCCTAGGCCTGTTCCATGAGGATATCTTGCTGGATGAAAAGTGTGGTGCAATCAGATTTTAGGGATGGCCTGGGTGCGGGTGAGGTGGATGCTGGTATGGGACAGGGTAATGACCACAGAGAAAGATGCTGGGTCACCTTGGGGACAATGTATACCATGCATGAAAGGGAACTCTCTATCCCAGGGAAGAAGTCCCCTCTTTCCTCAGATTTTGGCACCCTGGCCCAAATCTCCATTGGCCAGGGTTTAGCTAAATTCCTGGCTTCTGGAAGAACATTAAGATGGTATAGGGCAtcatttatcagaagtactaaCTCTCAAAGCGTGcacaggggaggaagaaaggagcatTTCCATAGTTTTATCATAACCCTTTCATTGGCTGAGGACAGTCACAACCATGCTAAAGTTAAAGTGAGTGACGTGTGGAACAATGTTAATTCTCTCCTCAAGCCTAAACATTGGGACAATTACACCGGCAGTGAAactgtttttatttctgtatttctagGTATAAGCAAAGAGTAGTAATCTCTGACTAAGTGAGTCATAGTGACAAAGATGAGATGGGGTTTCCTCTGAGaggatgagaaggaaggaaggaggggtgcCGTCCATCTGGGGTTAGGGCTTTCAGAGACTCATCAAACCTCGGAACCAAATCCTGGTCTCATGTAGGGACCAACCTTGAAATGACCTAGAAGACAGAGATGGCTCCATGGGAATGGGCAGCCCAGCCGTTAGATTTCTGATTCTATGCCTAGTCTAGCAATAATCGGGGGCTATGAACTTGCACATGAGTCTCTTTCAATTTAGATCTTTGAAATTTGAGAAAGAAGGGACAAAAGTAATGACTAGAGTCACACACCATGGAAATATATAATCAGGTCTCTGGTTCATGTGGGGATTTGGGGACCAGACCTTTGACTTTCTTAGCAATAGGAGATTATGGTGGGCCAATTCTCTCTTCCAATCCAGATCAGCACCAATTTTTCTACTTGTATTCTCAGAGCATTGTCTGGGCTagtaagaaggaaaatgactttccCTGGTTCACATAATCAATACATGTCAGAGACAGGTATATGAAACCAACCATGTCTTCCTTGAGGCCACTGAAAGGTAGCCTTAatcaagaagccctgagtttgTATCCTGCCTCAGATCCAGGCTGGCTAAGCCTGGGGAAAccacttcatttctctgtgtctcgatttcctcatttgtaaaatgagaatttggcCTCTGCCCTCTAAaggtccttctaactctaactctCTGATCCCTGATTGCTGAGTTggagccagctctctatccccacccccaatgcCATGCACCATCACTCTTCCAAAAATAGATGAAATTATGGACCAGTTTTTAGCCTCAGTTACTTTTTATTGAGGTTAAAGTAAATCATGACCCAAGAAAAAAGGTTTTTCTATAAAATGTTCATAGGAGAAATATATAATGTTTGAAATTGtcaacctttcctttccttccccacacTAATGAATGATGCTGAGGCATTCTGTATCAggcacacaatacatacacattcCCATCACCATTGAACTATGTGGCCTTATTAGCATGCAGATGCAAGCGAGCCCTGAGATATAACTCTACAACAAAGTGAGGCTTTTTAGGAAATGAATGGACTTTTtgaattatgttaaacatatttcaggCAACTAGCTCTGAAATGGCATCAATATGAGCTCTGCTAAGTTACCTTGAAAGGTTCCTGCTCTTCCCCTACAAACTACTTTCAGGAAAAGAGCCAGACTTTGCTTCATTTGTCACAGGGAAAGCAATTGCTGGGAAGCCCCTGTGCCAGTCACTGCTGCCAGCAGGGACCAGAACCAAGAGACGGATGGGCCCactctccttgatattctcatTTTGTCTGGGAGCCCAATTGGATTCACCGGAAAGAACGGCAGGGAAGGCTGGAGAGGAGCAATAATCCTCTTGGCCCTTTTCTCAAGATACTTGGCTTCTAATGTACAGGAAACCATCGAAGAGATCCAGGTTGTGATGTGAAATAAGAAAACCAGAATATCGGGACAGATGCTCCTGATTACACTCTTTGGAGCCAACACTCCTATGTTCTTTGTAGGTTGGTTTAGCAAGTAATGCCCATTTTCTGTctcttggaggggagggaaaagtgGTGAGAAAATCCTTTTTGGCAACAAGACTTCTATAGGAAGAAATACAAACTCTTGCTTAGAGAGCTATGATGGGAATCTCCTAAATGTTGGCCATCTTGTTAAATCATAATGGGATAATTaccatttatatttattcatatagatgtatatatattctatatataattatttatacacGTGAATATGcacttgtcattcattcattcattctgaggCCAACATAGCTTCTTTCTTTGCTATATTCTTCCCAACACTCAAGACAGACATGGGAAATCCAACAAGAATGTATGTAAAGTGGGAAGCAGGGAAGCCACAGACACACTGAATTTCAAGACAACGGCACAACGTCAAGCCAGGCATCAATGGCCAGGCATGTACCTGGACCAGCAGAGAAGGAGGTCTAAAGCATACGTACAGGGATGCTCAGCCAGTATAGAGTCATATTCATCACACGTGCGAATGCCATCAAAAGCATTTGTGACACACTCCCACCAGAGGCCACGGCACTTTGTACTAACCTAGATGCAAAGAAGGCACCATGTGAAAGAAAATCCATGGACATACAATAGTTACTTTGGATCAAAGGAACACCTGGGCTGCTGGGGTTCAGATAACAAAATGAACTGGTCAGAAACATGGTCTGAATTCTGTTAATTCCCAACAAGCAACTTACCATCTTTACCCTGAAGCACTCTGGGCAAACAATAAATACGTGCAACATGAGGACCTTAACTCACTTTCTGATTCTGTAGTCATCTTAGTCATCAAGAGAGTAGCTAGAAAATAAGACTGAGTAGAATGAGGCAGCCATGCCTAGCTCAGTCAGTGAATGATTGTTTAGCCTGGAGGAAATTGATTTTCCCTCTCTGGGTTCCTATTCCTaatatctggaaaatgaagaaagcaaTGTATGATCTCTCCTCATTGTGTTGTAAGCATGGAATGCATATTGTCCACTGGGCTCAAAATAGAATGCTTTTAATTCTATGGGGAACATCATCTTCTTCATGTGAAGACTACAAAGTGTGCATATAGTGcaatgtataatatacatatatggcaatatatcatatataagaatatatggAACTCACagactctctcctggttctagaGTATTTTCCCTCTTGGTACTTTCTTAGGACACCACGAAGCTCCCATGTACGTATGGGCTATCCCAATCTGGCCCTATCCCGCCTCTTGAATGTGTGTTCTCAGCTCCAAGCCCTATAAATCACTTTACATTGTATAAGTTTTGCATGTGTTCATGGACCTAGGAGATTTTCCtggtagactataagctccttgatggcttAAAAGACTGCTGAATATTTATCTCTGTGGCTCCAACTCTAAGCCCAGAAATTAGGTGAGTAGAAAATGCCTGTGGACTTGGTTGGACTTGCTGAATGTTTATCTTGCATAGAGTCCTAACTGGAACAGATCATCAGAGAGAGCTCTCAGTACTCCAGGGTCTGTGGAGCCCAGGGATCACCCTTTTCTTGGTCCTCTCCAAGATTTTAAATGCTGCAGCTGGGATGAGGGTGAGAGACAAATGGAACATTAATTTCTGCCAGGCTGACAGCTGCAAACCACTTTACCTTGGAAATGTCGTGCCGAGGATTCTAACCAACTACTTAGCGCTAAAAGGCACCAAAGCCCTGAGACTTTTCATAATTTATCCATAAGCTGAAAGTCACGGTAGATTTCTCAGAATTGTAAACATGCCAAGAGAAAATAGTTTGGAGTATTCTTGGGAGAGCTCATGCATATTGAGCAGGGTTAATATTTTTGTTCCTTCTGCCTCAATTAGTGGTTCTTATTACCTTAGAAATCTGAGAATAGCTTTAGTCGGGTTTAAACAAAAATtatctcaggggaaaaaaaaaactcagataTTGTTTCAATTTACTAATTTGAAGGGAGCCAGGTCAGTAGGcagaaacaaaggggaaaagccTGGACTGGGGACTTGGGGAAAGATGTGAAAATATGTACCCTTGCAAAAGAAATTCTACCTAAGAGCACATCAGCAGAGCCCTCTTCTCAGCATTAGGCATGAAGTCTCCTGAGCAATGagctgtgtaacgattggaatagatattttagacagactagctagaattttagccccttacagatgttttttgtttgtttgtttgtttttagtgaggcaactggggttaattgacttgcccagggtcacacagctagtaagtgttaagtgtctgaggccggatttgaactcaggtactcctgactccagggctggtgctctatccactgcgccacctagctgcccctacagatgAAAAATCACAACAGTATTTTAAAACCCCCTTCCTCATGTGGCATCTCTGGGACTATATTTGGAAACCCCAGTGATCTGTAAGCTCTACTGGCCTAAGGCTCATGGGATGGTCGCTCCCAAGTCCATTTGGATAAAAGAGTCTAAAAAGATCACCAGCATTAAGACATAGGTCTGAGGTCTGGGACTGGGTTTAAGCCTTTCTTCACACACACAGCATGGAGGACAGTGTCTGGCTCTTaggcagtgcttaataaatggtttgttCACTGGTTCAACTTGTGTCaatgttttcattgttgttgagtcactgAAGTCATGGATGACTCTCCAcgaccccatttcgggttttcttgacaaagatactcaAATgatttgccactttcttctccagcccatttcacagatgaggaacagaggtaaatggggctaagtgacttttccagagtcacacagctagtaagaatttgAAAATACAGTATATTAAAAATTAGGAGACAGTattcattatttaaaatgttaagaGTGCTGCCCAGTCCCACCCACCCTATGTTTAGATGGAATCCAAAGGCTAGAGGAGAAGTATGTCTGAACCAAAGAACCAGAAAAGTTGccgagtcaacaaacatttattaagcacctactagatgcCAGGCAGAAGCACCAAAGACTGACTATGTGctagaaaagcaacaaaagtCTAACAA
This window contains:
- the CLDN16 gene encoding claudin-16, with the protein product MRDLLQYVACCLAFFSAGFLIVATWTDCWMVNADDSLEVSTKCRGLWWECVTNAFDGIRTCDEYDSILAEHPLKLVATRALMITANILATLGFLSLLLGLHCVKFLPNEPLIKVRICFVAGILLVIAGVPGIVGSVWYAIDVYVERTSLVLHNIFLGIQYKFGWSCWLGMAGALGCLLAGAILTCCFYLLKDLGTERSYAYSIRNTYSHAGISMAKSFAPTRTETAKMYAVDTRV